A genome region from Clostridium sp. JN-9 includes the following:
- a CDS encoding ECF transporter S component, producing MDKNLNKLIRTSLFLALAIVIQIMGKNFPEINQFLVGPVINAILILTAFMCGTAWGVSLGVLTPVLAWLTGQLAAPLAPFIPFIMIGNAIFVIFYGSLRNYKSYGKYIGIASGAFFKYLFLSLSASKLVNVFKLAIPKKIADKLVVVMGTPQLITALIGGFLAVLLIEILKKRNVHSIEN from the coding sequence ATGGATAAAAACTTGAATAAGCTGATCAGAACTTCTCTGTTTTTGGCATTGGCCATAGTTATACAGATAATGGGAAAGAACTTCCCAGAGATTAATCAGTTTTTAGTAGGCCCGGTAATTAACGCTATTTTAATTTTAACTGCATTTATGTGCGGCACAGCATGGGGTGTGTCATTAGGAGTACTTACACCTGTATTAGCCTGGCTCACAGGGCAGCTGGCAGCACCGCTGGCACCATTTATACCATTTATTATGATTGGTAACGCTATTTTTGTAATCTTCTATGGATCATTAAGGAATTATAAATCCTATGGAAAATATATTGGTATTGCTTCTGGTGCATTTTTCAAATACTTATTTTTAAGTCTTTCAGCCTCAAAATTAGTGAATGTTTTTAAGTTAGCAATACCTAAAAAAATTGCTGATAAGCTTGTAGTTGTAATGGGCACACCTCAGCTTATAACTGCTTTGATTGGCGGCTTTTTAGCAGTTTTATTAATTGAAATATTAAAAAAGAGAAATGTTCATAGTATAGAAAATTAG
- the nrdG gene encoding anaerobic ribonucleoside-triphosphate reductase activating protein: MEENNIKLQVAGFLDNSLVNGGGMRSVLFVSGCRHNCQGCHNKAMQDFNYGDSIYLKEILSRIEGNMPIIRGVTLSGGEPFEQAEELYQLSLGIKTLGLSIWCYTGYTFEQLAECNNHSRKKLLNSIDVLVDGKFQIDKKYKGLKYMGSSNQRIINVKDSIKEHKIIQIKY, from the coding sequence ATGGAAGAAAATAATATTAAGCTGCAGGTGGCTGGATTTTTAGATAATTCCCTTGTAAATGGTGGGGGAATGAGAAGTGTATTATTTGTGTCCGGATGCAGGCATAATTGCCAAGGATGCCATAACAAAGCAATGCAGGACTTTAATTATGGAGATTCTATATATTTAAAGGAAATCTTAAGCAGAATTGAAGGGAATATGCCTATAATCAGAGGAGTCACATTAAGCGGAGGAGAACCATTTGAACAGGCTGAGGAATTATATCAGCTTTCACTTGGAATAAAGACCCTCGGACTTAGTATATGGTGTTACACAGGGTATACCTTTGAGCAATTAGCTGAATGTAATAATCACAGCCGTAAAAAACTCCTAAATAGCATAGATGTACTGGTTGACGGAAAGTTTCAAATAGACAAAAAATATAAGGGCCTTAAATATATGGGTTCTTCAAACCAGAGGATCATCAATGTGAAAGATAGTATCAAAGAGCATAAAATAATACAAATAAAATATTAA
- the ltrA gene encoding group II intron reverse transcriptase/maturase, translating to MQFVFDNLYEQSKQGSVFKNLYNVITSRENILLAYRNIKANRGSRTRGSDNKTIMDIKAEDSDKVVEIIRNKLQDYKPKPIRRVNIPKPNGELRPLGIPYIDDRIIQQAFLQVLEPICEARFHNDSYGFRPNRSTHHAIGKCYNYVNVVKQYYVVDVDIEGFFDNVNHGKLLKQIWTLGIRDKKVLSIISKILKTPIEEKGGLSYPTKGTPQSGILSQLLANINLNEFDWWISKQWLDFPATQRKSGKGYGSLSEKEYKNSSNKLNALRNHTKMKPCFIVRYADDFKIFTDSYPNAKKLMKATEKWLKERLDLKISKDKSKIVNLKNNYSDFLGIKFKAKLKIENGKTRYVIKSNMQDKQMERIIREIDKKIREVADDDTPKSMYKLNSLIMGVHNYYDIATNINGNFNDIEHRLYRKIKHQWLKRRECATRKGKFSATYIKHYGDYKQRKQFFVKGIALYPISGVGFKRPTIFNKRISNYTVEGRKLVHDGLISINNSTLKHIMENPIINMSVEYNDNRISLYCAQGGKCAITGLPLKVGNMDCHHKTPKFMKGTDQYNNLIYVIKDIHLLIHSNKGSTQKRIINQYSINDEQLEKINKLRLLVGNYNITKEKAYTVN from the coding sequence ATGCAATTTGTGTTTGACAACCTTTATGAACAAAGTAAGCAAGGCTCTGTTTTCAAAAATCTATATAATGTAATAACAAGCAGAGAAAATATATTACTTGCATATAGAAATATAAAAGCTAATCGTGGAAGTAGAACAAGAGGTTCAGACAACAAAACTATAATGGATATAAAGGCTGAGGATTCGGATAAAGTAGTTGAAATCATAAGAAATAAATTACAAGACTATAAACCCAAACCAATTAGAAGGGTAAATATACCTAAACCTAATGGTGAACTCAGACCGTTAGGAATTCCATATATAGATGATAGAATAATACAACAAGCATTCCTACAAGTACTAGAACCAATCTGTGAAGCAAGATTTCACAACGATAGTTATGGATTCAGACCGAACAGAAGCACACATCATGCAATTGGAAAATGTTATAACTATGTTAATGTAGTAAAGCAATACTATGTTGTAGATGTGGACATAGAAGGGTTCTTCGATAATGTAAACCATGGAAAGTTACTTAAACAAATATGGACATTAGGAATAAGAGATAAGAAAGTATTGAGTATTATTAGCAAAATACTAAAAACACCCATAGAAGAAAAAGGGGGATTAAGCTATCCAACGAAAGGAACGCCACAAAGTGGTATCTTATCGCAACTATTAGCGAATATCAACCTAAATGAATTCGATTGGTGGATATCTAAGCAATGGCTAGACTTCCCAGCAACTCAAAGAAAAAGTGGAAAAGGATATGGTTCTTTATCAGAAAAAGAATATAAGAACAGCTCCAATAAACTAAATGCTTTGAGAAATCACACAAAAATGAAGCCTTGCTTTATAGTAAGATACGCTGATGACTTTAAAATATTTACTGACTCTTATCCAAATGCAAAGAAACTAATGAAAGCAACAGAAAAATGGTTAAAGGAGAGGCTTGATTTAAAAATCAGTAAGGATAAAAGCAAAATTGTAAACCTCAAGAATAATTATTCAGATTTTCTAGGTATTAAATTTAAAGCAAAATTAAAAATAGAAAATGGGAAAACACGATATGTTATAAAATCAAATATGCAAGATAAACAAATGGAACGTATAATCAGAGAGATTGATAAAAAGATAAGGGAAGTTGCTGATGATGATACCCCTAAAAGTATGTATAAACTTAACTCTTTAATAATGGGTGTTCATAATTATTATGACATAGCCACAAATATCAATGGAAATTTTAATGATATAGAACACAGACTTTACCGAAAGATAAAGCATCAATGGTTAAAGAGAAGAGAATGTGCTACAAGAAAAGGTAAATTTTCTGCAACATATATCAAGCATTATGGAGATTATAAGCAAAGAAAACAATTCTTTGTAAAAGGAATTGCACTTTATCCTATAAGCGGAGTAGGTTTTAAAAGACCAACTATATTTAACAAAAGAATTAGCAATTACACTGTTGAAGGAAGAAAGCTTGTACATGATGGTCTAATATCAATTAATAATTCAACACTTAAACACATAATGGAAAACCCAATAATTAATATGAGTGTTGAATATAATGACAACAGAATCTCATTATACTGTGCTCAAGGTGGGAAATGTGCAATAACTGGTTTACCTCTAAAGGTAGGCAATATGGATTGTCACCATAAAACGCCAAAGTTTATGAAAGGCACAGACCAATATAACAATCTGATATACGTAATAAAAGATATACACTTACTTATACATTCTAATAAGGGATCAACACAGAAAAGGATAATAAACCAGTATTCAATAAATGATGAACAACTTGAGAAAATAAATAAACTGCGCTTATTAGTCGGAAATTATAATATAACTAAAGAGAAAGCTTACACAGTAAACTAG
- the ltrA gene encoding group II intron reverse transcriptase/maturase, translating into MVTNRKTDEKKAKSRLRHNEYYDMQNCYDNLYFKSQNGKEFRDLMPIICSRNNILLAYRNIKKNKGSKTPGADSANIIDLGEKDSDSLISDIQKRLENYRPMPVRRKMISKANGKERPLGIPSISDRIVQQSILQVLEPICEAKFHPHSYGFRPNRNTHHAIKRLDGLMNNSGYHYAVDIDIKGFFDNVNHGKLLKQIWTLGIKDKNLITIISRMLKAEIKGEGIPTKGIPQGGILNPLLANICLNELDWWVSNQWETNFQMRSVRNNGEILTSRGGRYRALNKTNLKKMFIVRYADDFKIMCNDAKTAQKVFVAVKEWLAERLGLEISPEESKITNLRKNYTEFLGFKLKVHLKRKKWMVQSRISDKSKENINKILRGKVEYMLKIPNASEVNKYNSTILGIQNYYKIATLVNIDLHDTAFFINRYLKHRLKKNITKKGVKSRTYLLYYGKYNFKHIFVKGVALFPILGVKFRPPFAFKQEICSYTEEGRKLIHDKLECIDMKILHYLMENPIRNATVELNDNRLSLYSAQKGKCSITRKRLDIGNIEVHHKIPRSQGGKDNYQNLILITKDVHKLIHATITTTIEHYLNIVKPTGEMLEKINNLRMLIPGLEPITIGSF; encoded by the coding sequence ATGGTAACGAATCGGAAAACTGATGAAAAGAAGGCAAAAAGTAGGCTCAGGCACAATGAATACTATGATATGCAAAACTGTTATGACAATTTGTATTTTAAAAGTCAAAATGGTAAAGAATTTAGGGACTTAATGCCAATCATATGTTCAAGAAATAATATTCTGCTAGCCTATAGAAATATTAAGAAAAATAAAGGAAGTAAAACACCTGGAGCAGACTCTGCTAATATTATTGACTTAGGAGAAAAAGATTCAGACAGCCTTATATCTGATATACAGAAAAGGCTAGAGAATTACAGACCTATGCCTGTTAGAAGAAAAATGATATCCAAAGCTAACGGAAAGGAACGTCCACTGGGCATTCCATCAATTTCCGATAGAATAGTACAGCAAAGTATTCTACAAGTATTAGAACCTATTTGTGAAGCAAAATTTCATCCACACAGTTATGGATTCAGACCAAACAGAAATACTCATCATGCCATTAAAAGGCTTGACGGATTGATGAACAATTCTGGATATCATTATGCTGTTGATATTGATATCAAAGGCTTCTTTGACAATGTTAATCATGGAAAATTGCTAAAACAAATATGGACACTAGGCATAAAAGATAAAAACCTAATAACTATAATAAGTAGAATGTTAAAAGCAGAAATCAAAGGTGAGGGTATCCCCACGAAAGGGATTCCGCAGGGAGGAATACTTAATCCACTGTTAGCGAATATTTGTTTAAATGAATTGGACTGGTGGGTAAGTAATCAATGGGAAACAAACTTCCAAATGAGGTCGGTTAGAAACAATGGTGAAATATTAACCTCTAGAGGAGGAAGATATCGTGCCTTGAATAAGACCAATCTTAAAAAGATGTTTATAGTGAGATATGCAGATGACTTTAAAATCATGTGCAATGACGCAAAAACAGCACAAAAAGTGTTTGTAGCAGTGAAAGAATGGTTAGCTGAAAGATTAGGACTGGAAATTAGTCCTGAAGAGTCAAAGATAACCAATCTGAGAAAAAATTATACTGAATTCCTAGGATTTAAATTAAAAGTACATTTGAAACGTAAGAAGTGGATGGTGCAATCCAGAATAAGTGATAAATCCAAAGAGAACATAAACAAAATACTTAGGGGAAAAGTAGAATACATGTTAAAAATACCAAATGCAAGTGAGGTTAATAAATACAATTCTACAATATTGGGAATTCAGAACTACTATAAAATTGCAACACTCGTAAACATAGACTTACACGATACAGCCTTCTTCATAAATAGGTACCTCAAGCATAGACTCAAAAAGAACATTACCAAAAAGGGGGTAAAAAGTCGGACATATCTTCTTTATTATGGAAAATACAATTTCAAACATATATTTGTAAAGGGAGTTGCATTATTTCCAATACTTGGTGTAAAGTTCAGACCTCCTTTTGCATTTAAACAGGAAATCTGTAGTTACACTGAGGAAGGAAGAAAACTAATCCATGATAAATTGGAATGTATCGATATGAAAATACTCCATTACTTAATGGAGAACCCAATACGTAATGCAACAGTTGAACTAAATGACAATAGACTATCATTATATAGTGCACAAAAAGGGAAGTGCTCAATAACAAGAAAAAGATTAGATATTGGTAATATTGAAGTCCATCATAAGATTCCTCGAAGCCAAGGTGGAAAAGACAATTACCAAAATCTAATACTTATCACAAAAGATGTGCATAAATTAATACATGCTACAATAACAACAACTATAGAACATTATCTAAATATTGTCAAACCAACTGGAGAAATGCTTGAAAAAATAAACAATCTAAGAATGCTGATTCCTGGATTGGAACCTATAACAATCGGAAGTTTTTAA
- a CDS encoding response regulator, which translates to MNKPISVMIVDDEYLAREGMKKTIKWEQYGCEICGEACNGQEGIDNAKKLCPDIVITDIKMPIIDGLKMIHEIQKFLPYTKYIVITGYDEFEYARSAIKLNAVDFILKPIEEKELISAIVKAVENINIVKKELFEKKEKFILSIFKGKITDENIILNNANKYGITCDKVYVILVANEQYESLTEKKEIKKLYHTNICIRKIFKENLNHIVFITDIEDKEIIILYNGDFDLDVNQLKMIQEKLLKEQGLCTTIGISSCKSIGKAYSAFLEAQVSERNKLYMGKGSIILYNDTAAANGDIKKLLSIEKKNLFSKMQALDMPNIDKQLKYIYFDVLSKNKILENDVKQFTIEVILNAAHIISGYSMDLEMIAGENFNVYESVAKLNTINEIYNLVKGIISVALNSVKEINVLAAENGIKDAVEYVKLHYYEDISLKDVANSVYLSESYLSRGIKKLLGINFVEYITKLRVEKAMEYMKDPNIKVTDIAKKVGYSDYRYFTHIFKKQTGYTPSKWRQIKN; encoded by the coding sequence ATGAATAAACCAATAAGTGTAATGATCGTTGATGATGAGTATTTAGCCAGAGAGGGAATGAAGAAAACAATAAAGTGGGAACAATATGGATGTGAAATATGCGGCGAGGCCTGCAATGGGCAGGAGGGCATAGATAATGCAAAGAAGCTGTGTCCGGACATAGTAATTACAGATATAAAAATGCCAATTATAGATGGATTAAAAATGATACATGAGATACAAAAGTTTCTTCCCTATACAAAATATATTGTTATTACTGGGTACGATGAATTTGAATATGCCAGAAGTGCTATCAAGCTTAATGCTGTTGACTTTATTTTAAAACCAATTGAGGAGAAGGAACTTATTTCAGCTATAGTGAAGGCAGTTGAAAATATTAATATAGTAAAGAAAGAGCTCTTTGAGAAAAAAGAAAAGTTCATTTTAAGTATTTTTAAGGGTAAGATAACAGATGAAAATATAATATTAAATAATGCCAATAAGTATGGCATAACATGTGATAAAGTTTATGTTATATTGGTGGCAAATGAACAATATGAATCATTAACTGAAAAAAAAGAAATAAAAAAATTATATCATACAAATATCTGCATAAGAAAGATATTTAAGGAAAACTTGAATCATATAGTTTTTATTACTGATATTGAAGATAAGGAAATAATTATTTTATATAATGGGGATTTTGATTTAGATGTAAACCAATTAAAAATGATTCAGGAAAAATTATTAAAGGAACAGGGCTTGTGTACAACAATTGGCATATCCAGCTGCAAAAGTATTGGCAAAGCATATTCAGCTTTTTTGGAAGCACAGGTTTCTGAACGGAATAAATTGTATATGGGGAAGGGAAGTATTATATTATATAATGATACTGCAGCAGCCAATGGGGATATAAAAAAACTGCTGTCAATTGAAAAAAAGAATCTTTTCTCAAAAATGCAGGCACTTGATATGCCTAATATAGATAAGCAGCTAAAATATATATATTTTGATGTATTAAGCAAAAATAAGATTCTTGAAAACGATGTTAAGCAGTTTACAATTGAGGTAATTTTAAATGCTGCACATATTATAAGCGGTTATAGTATGGATCTTGAAATGATAGCAGGCGAAAACTTTAATGTTTATGAATCTGTTGCAAAATTAAATACTATTAATGAAATATATAACCTTGTTAAGGGCATAATCTCAGTAGCCTTAAATTCAGTAAAGGAAATTAATGTTTTAGCTGCAGAAAACGGCATTAAAGATGCAGTGGAGTATGTAAAATTACATTACTATGAAGACATATCATTAAAGGATGTTGCAAATAGTGTTTATTTAAGTGAAAGTTATTTGAGCAGAGGTATAAAAAAACTGCTTGGAATAAATTTTGTTGAGTACATAACTAAGCTTAGGGTGGAAAAGGCTATGGAGTACATGAAAGATCCAAACATAAAGGTTACTGATATTGCTAAAAAAGTAGGATATTCTGATTACAGATATTTTACTCACATATTCAAAAAACAAACAGGATATACTCCAAGTAAATGGAGACAAATAAAAAATTAG
- a CDS encoding DUF3048 domain-containing protein has product MKYKKLIVCGILSIVSLITIFGCTGKNTKDSAAVFKNNTAPEKYISKYTGDEISKESFNRAPFMAIIENSKDARPQSGLINADIVFETMAEGGIPRFIALYQEETSNKIGPIRSARPYFIDIAKEYNVPFAHCGGSEEALISIKNQNLMSLNEMSHGKSYWRDTSRKAPHNLYTSSDNIENLLKQENFNNKPCSDLQFNNNYWNNSSLLSANKINLKLNKYYSTSYSLNNSKYDKSMDSELMVDKDSSKAVSVNNIVIQVTKIKLQSDGQHLQIDLTGEGDAYVISNGKYIKGKWYKKDNSSPTILKDTSGNVIPLHTGKTWWHILDNNCVIDIE; this is encoded by the coding sequence TTGAAATATAAGAAATTAATTGTTTGTGGAATTTTAAGCATTGTGAGCTTAATTACAATATTCGGATGTACCGGTAAAAATACAAAAGATTCAGCAGCTGTATTTAAAAATAATACTGCTCCGGAAAAATACATATCAAAATATACAGGTGATGAAATATCAAAAGAATCATTTAACAGAGCACCATTTATGGCTATAATAGAAAATTCAAAGGATGCCAGGCCGCAGTCAGGCTTAATAAATGCTGATATAGTTTTTGAAACCATGGCAGAGGGTGGTATTCCAAGATTTATTGCTCTTTATCAAGAGGAAACCAGCAATAAAATCGGCCCCATTAGAAGTGCACGCCCTTATTTTATCGATATAGCTAAAGAATACAATGTTCCTTTTGCACACTGCGGCGGCAGTGAGGAAGCCCTGATAAGTATAAAGAATCAAAATTTAATGAGTTTAAATGAAATGTCCCATGGGAAGTCTTATTGGAGAGATACTTCAAGAAAAGCACCACACAATTTATATACTTCCTCAGATAATATAGAAAATCTTTTAAAGCAGGAAAACTTCAATAATAAGCCATGCTCAGATTTACAATTTAATAATAATTACTGGAACAACAGCAGTTTACTATCTGCTAATAAAATCAATCTGAAGTTAAATAAATATTATTCTACATCATATTCTTTGAACAATTCTAAATATGATAAGTCTATGGATTCAGAACTTATGGTTGATAAAGACAGCTCTAAAGCTGTTTCAGTTAATAATATTGTAATACAGGTAACAAAAATAAAACTGCAGTCTGATGGGCAGCATCTGCAGATTGATTTAACTGGTGAAGGAGATGCCTATGTTATAAGTAATGGAAAATATATAAAGGGAAAGTGGTATAAAAAAGATAACTCTTCTCCTACCATATTAAAAGATACCAGTGGAAATGTAATTCCACTGCATACAGGAAAGACCTGGTGGCATATATTGGACAATAACTGTGTTATTGATATAGAATGA